The Xiphophorus hellerii strain 12219 chromosome 22, Xiphophorus_hellerii-4.1, whole genome shotgun sequence genome has a window encoding:
- the rrbp1a gene encoding ribosome-binding protein 1a isoform X2 produces the protein MDIYDPQTLGIMVFGGFMVISAVGIALVSTFSMKETSYEEALAKQRKELGKIQSVRSEKKKKDKVAEKKSRGKKKEEKPNGKIPEQEKAEEAADSEAEAAVEPAAAAPAVSAVLAPQPAPVLEVKPSSAPVAAETQPQTAAEPSPLPSPKDKKKKKVAKVEPASTQQAPMVSAAVPLKSLAASPATQPPPAVQSKAAASSSAPPLTKSASGSSKSTPASALAPPSTKPASASAPTPALAKSTNAQAKSSTPTPNKSAQAPSKSATAPAKSAAAPSKAAPVLEVVTKDVPVMAVPPVGSQQAPAPAKTQEPKKKASKKKSEPAVAAAVVDCADAPLYLPYKSLVSTISSMVFSEGEAHRLIEILSEKVGIIQDTWHTATQKGDPVAMLKKQLEEREKQLAAEQEDASAAKNRLRELTKELSAEKSKVASVETRLSSQLSKREQEMIALQARMQASYQDHVAQTQRLNAKILSLQDQLEKGPNAQLARLQQENSILRDALNQATSQAESKQNAELAKLRQECAKLTKELGEKTESLLADEHVRKGLESKLSAAEKQLSLLQASRAESEQALQKRLEEVSEELRTTQSRNSSLQATLEQSQQDSSAVSEYQVRIERLEAVVKERSAQVETLTAQLGETQAEKSQLTQQVASINSLLEANQSKQDEDSKQQVKPAELKHLKLSLQEKDSQLSSLHEELKQLQIKQEAAENTITELEQKNKSEDASLVSSLQEELKNLKEEMVQVGNAKSDSTAKLTQLQNSLSEKDSLVASLQEELREAKAATDANGAAQLAALQNEAKEALQLLFPQIPVETEQPNWLKAFTQKAQEALSQQSNESHSSTASPELLEKLKESEENYSSLQAECDQYRTVLAETEGMLKHLQKSVEEEELVWKSKMANSEEQLKEALQKVSKLEAENQSVEQFVQLKEQVMLLEAQLEKQSDNLMTSEEVEQLRLQLSDCQNQLDLAQKDVRAHKEELQQVRAQLGEITKRTQGEQNGPAEAEPSQVQNELSQTTEKLLGEESQRQLLLEEFEQAQKTVGELQAQLDLLKVSADAPQSDTEDVAQLKERLEKEKKLSKDLGQAATKLQQLLKATQEQLTKERETVRTLQEHLKVKGEFVELKEGTSV, from the exons ATGGATATCTACGACCCCCAGACTCTTGGGATTATGGTATTTGGTGGTTTCATGGTGATCTCTGCCGTAGGGATCGCCCTTGTTTCCACTTTCTCCATGAAGGAAACCTCTTATGAGGAGGCCCTTGCTAAACAACGCAAAGAGTTGGGTAAAATACAGTCAGTTCGCtcggagaaaaagaaaaaggacaaagtAGCCGAGAAGAAGAGCCgtggaaagaaaaaggaggaaaagccaaATGGAAAAATCCCGGAACAGGAGAAAGCTGAAGAAGCTGCTGACTCTGAAGCTGAAGCAGCCGTTgagcctgctgctgctgctccagctgTATCTGCTGTTCTTGCCCCTCAGCCTGCTCCAGTCCTCGAAGTTAAACCGTCTTCAGCTCCAGTGGCTGCGGAGACACAACCCCAAACTGCTGCTGAGCCGTCACCTTTGCCCTCGCCTaaggacaaaaagaagaagaaggtggcAAAGGTTGAGCCAGCCTCAACTCAGCAAGCCCCGATGGTGTCTGCTGCAGTGCCACTAAAGTCCTTAGCAGCCTCTCCTGCAACCCAGCCTCCCCCAGCTGTGCAGAGCAAAGCAGCCGCCTCGTCCTCTGCACCACCTTTAACCAAGTCTGCTTCCGGATCTTCAAAATCCACTCCTGCATCTGCTTTGGCTCCTCCATCAACCAAACCTGCCTCTGCCTCTGCTCCTACCCCTGCGTTGGCTAAATCCACCAATGCTCAGGCTAAATCTTCGACCCCCACACCAAACAAGTCTGCCCAGGCACCAAGCAAGTCCGCTACAGCCCCAGCCAAGTCGGCAGCAGCTCCATCCAAGGCTGCCCCAGTGCTGGAGGTGGTCACCAAAGATGTCCCAGTAATGGCCGTGCCTCCAGTGGGGTCTCAGCAGGCTCCTGCTCCAGCTAAAACACAAGAACCCAAAAAGAAGGCTTCCAAGAAGAAGTCTGAGCCCG CTGTTGCGGCGGCGGTGGTCGACTGTGCTGATGCTCCTCTCTACCTGCCCTATAAATCTCTGGTTTCCACCATCAGCAGCATGGTGTTCAGTGAGGGGGAGGCGCACAGGCTCATCGAGATCCTCTCTGAGAAAGTCGGCATCATCCAGGATACCTGGCACACG GCCACTCAGAAGGGAGATCCGGTTGCCATGCTGAAGaagcagctggaggagagagagaaacagctgGCAGCAGAGCAGGAGGATGCTTCTGCAGCTAAGAATCGTCTTCGAGAACTGACCAAG GAGCTGTCGGCGGAGAAATCCAAGGTGGCCAGCGTGGAGACGCGGCTCAGCTCTCAGCTGAGTAAGAGGGAGCAAGAAATGATCGCTCTGCAAGCGCGCATGCAGGCCAGCTACCAGGACCATGTAGCCCAGACCCAGAGGCTCAATGCAAAG ATCCTGAGCCTGCAGGACCAGCTGGAAAAAGGTCCTAATGCCCAACTTGCTCGTCTGCAGCAGGAAAATTCAATCCTTCGTGATGCTCTAAACCAGGCAACTAGTCAAGCTGAGAGCAA ACAAAATGCAGAGCTGGCCAAGCTGCGTCAGGAATGTGCAAAGCTAACCAAAGAGCTCGGAGAGAAGACGGAAAGTCTCCTTGCTGATGAGCACGTCAGGAAAGGGCTGGAGTCCAAGCTCTCTGCCGCAGAGAAGCAGCTCTCACTGCTGCAG GCGAGCCGTGCAGAAAGTGAGCAGGCGTTGCAGAAGCGACTGGAGGAGGTGAGCGAGGAGCTCAGGACGACgcagagcagaaacagcagcCTGCAGGCCACTCTGGAGCAGAGCCAGCAGGACAGCAGTGCAGTGTCAG AGTACCAAGTGCGCATAGAGAGGTTGGAGGCAGTGGTCAAGGAGCGTTCTGCTCAGGTGGAGACCCTCACTGCCCAGCTCGGGGAGACGCAGGCGGAGAAGAGCCAGCTCACGCAACAGGTGGCCTCCATCAACTCACTGCTGGAGGCTAATCAGAGCAAACAGGATGAGGATAGCAAGCAG CAGGTGAAGCCAGCAGAACTGAAACATCTAAAGCTCAG cctTCAAGAAAAGGACAGCCAGCTGAGTTCACTTCATGAAGAACTGAAGCAGCTGCAGATAAAGCAGGAAGCTGCA GAGAACACTATTACTGAACTTGAGCAAAAAAATAAGAG TGAGGATGCCAGCCTCGTCAGCTCACTTCAGGAAGAACTCAAAAACCTCAAAGAAGAGATGGTGCAAGTTGGAAACGCAAAA TCGGACAGTACAGCAAAGCTCACACAACTGCAGAACAG tctGTCTGAAAAGGATTCCCTTGTTGCATCACTGCAAGAGGAGCTGAGGGAAGCAAAAGCTGCCACAGATGCT AATGGTGCTGCTCAACTAGCAGCTCTTCAGAACGAAGCCAAAGAAGCTCTTCAGTTGCTCTTCCCACAGATACCAGTGGAGACAGAGCAG cCCAACTGGTTAAAAGCATTTACACAGAAAGCTCAGGAGGCCCTTAGCCAGCAGAGTAATGAGTCTCATTCAAGCACAGCATCGCCA GAGTTGCTAGAGAAACTGAAGGAATCAGAGGAGAACTACAGTTCCCTTCAGGCTGAATGTGACCAGTACAGGACGGTCTTGGCTGAAACT GAAGGAATGCTGAAACATCTGCAGAAAAGCgtggaagaggaggagctggtTTGGAAGTCAAAGATGGCAAACTCAGAAGAACAATTGAAGGAG GCTTTGCAGAAAGTCAGCAAGCTGGAAGCAGAAAACCAAAGTGTAGAACAG tttgttcAGTTGAAGGAACAAGTGATGCTCCTGGAAGCTCAGCTTGAAAAGCAATCAGACAACCTAATGACCTCAGAGGAAGTGGAGCAG CTGAGGCTGCAGCTGTCGGATTGCCAGAACCAGTTGGACTTGGCCCAGAAGGATGTCCGGGCACACAAGGAGGAGCTCCAACAG GTCAGAGCACAGCTGGGCGAGATCACGAAGCGGACTCAGGGAGAGCAGAACGGCCCGGCTGAGGCTGAACCCAGTCAG GTCCAGAATGAGTTGAGTCAGACGACGGAGAAGCTGCTCGGAGAGGAGAGTCAGAGGCAGCTGCTCTTGGAGGAATTCGAGCAG GCCCAGAAGACGGTGGGGGAACTCCAGGCCCAGCTGGatcttttaaaagtttctgcagaCGCGCCGCAATCTGACACAGAAGACGTAGCTCAGCTCAAG GAGCGCCTtgagaaggagaagaagctgTCCAAAGACCTTGGCCAAGCAGCCACTAAGCTCCAGCAGCTTCTTAAAGCCACTCAGGAGCAGCTGAccaaagagagagagactgtGAGAACACTACAGGAACACCTGAAGGTCAAA gggGAATTTGTGGAACTGAAGGAAGGAACATCCGTCTGA
- the rrbp1a gene encoding ribosome-binding protein 1a isoform X1: MDIYDPQTLGIMVFGGFMVISAVGIALVSTFSMKETSYEEALAKQRKELGKIQSVRSEKKKKDKVAEKKSRGKKKEEKPNGKIPEQEKAEEAADSEAEAAVEPAAAAPAVSAVLAPQPAPVLEVKPSSAPVAAETQPQTAAEPSPLPSPKDKKKKKVAKVEPASTQQAPMVSAAVPLKSLAASPATQPPPAVQSKAAASSSAPPLTKSASGSSKSTPASALAPPSTKPASASAPTPALAKSTNAQAKSSTPTPNKSAQAPSKSATAPAKSAAAPSKAAPVLEVVTKDVPVMAVPPVGSQQAPAPAKTQEPKKKASKKKSEPAAVAAAVVDCADAPLYLPYKSLVSTISSMVFSEGEAHRLIEILSEKVGIIQDTWHTATQKGDPVAMLKKQLEEREKQLAAEQEDASAAKNRLRELTKELSAEKSKVASVETRLSSQLSKREQEMIALQARMQASYQDHVAQTQRLNAKILSLQDQLEKGPNAQLARLQQENSILRDALNQATSQAESKQNAELAKLRQECAKLTKELGEKTESLLADEHVRKGLESKLSAAEKQLSLLQASRAESEQALQKRLEEVSEELRTTQSRNSSLQATLEQSQQDSSAVSEYQVRIERLEAVVKERSAQVETLTAQLGETQAEKSQLTQQVASINSLLEANQSKQDEDSKQQVKPAELKHLKLSLQEKDSQLSSLHEELKQLQIKQEAAENTITELEQKNKSEDASLVSSLQEELKNLKEEMVQVGNAKSDSTAKLTQLQNSLSEKDSLVASLQEELREAKAATDANGAAQLAALQNEAKEALQLLFPQIPVETEQPNWLKAFTQKAQEALSQQSNESHSSTASPELLEKLKESEENYSSLQAECDQYRTVLAETEGMLKHLQKSVEEEELVWKSKMANSEEQLKEALQKVSKLEAENQSVEQFVQLKEQVMLLEAQLEKQSDNLMTSEEVEQLRLQLSDCQNQLDLAQKDVRAHKEELQQVRAQLGEITKRTQGEQNGPAEAEPSQVQNELSQTTEKLLGEESQRQLLLEEFEQAQKTVGELQAQLDLLKVSADAPQSDTEDVAQLKERLEKEKKLSKDLGQAATKLQQLLKATQEQLTKERETVRTLQEHLKVKGEFVELKEGTSV; encoded by the exons ATGGATATCTACGACCCCCAGACTCTTGGGATTATGGTATTTGGTGGTTTCATGGTGATCTCTGCCGTAGGGATCGCCCTTGTTTCCACTTTCTCCATGAAGGAAACCTCTTATGAGGAGGCCCTTGCTAAACAACGCAAAGAGTTGGGTAAAATACAGTCAGTTCGCtcggagaaaaagaaaaaggacaaagtAGCCGAGAAGAAGAGCCgtggaaagaaaaaggaggaaaagccaaATGGAAAAATCCCGGAACAGGAGAAAGCTGAAGAAGCTGCTGACTCTGAAGCTGAAGCAGCCGTTgagcctgctgctgctgctccagctgTATCTGCTGTTCTTGCCCCTCAGCCTGCTCCAGTCCTCGAAGTTAAACCGTCTTCAGCTCCAGTGGCTGCGGAGACACAACCCCAAACTGCTGCTGAGCCGTCACCTTTGCCCTCGCCTaaggacaaaaagaagaagaaggtggcAAAGGTTGAGCCAGCCTCAACTCAGCAAGCCCCGATGGTGTCTGCTGCAGTGCCACTAAAGTCCTTAGCAGCCTCTCCTGCAACCCAGCCTCCCCCAGCTGTGCAGAGCAAAGCAGCCGCCTCGTCCTCTGCACCACCTTTAACCAAGTCTGCTTCCGGATCTTCAAAATCCACTCCTGCATCTGCTTTGGCTCCTCCATCAACCAAACCTGCCTCTGCCTCTGCTCCTACCCCTGCGTTGGCTAAATCCACCAATGCTCAGGCTAAATCTTCGACCCCCACACCAAACAAGTCTGCCCAGGCACCAAGCAAGTCCGCTACAGCCCCAGCCAAGTCGGCAGCAGCTCCATCCAAGGCTGCCCCAGTGCTGGAGGTGGTCACCAAAGATGTCCCAGTAATGGCCGTGCCTCCAGTGGGGTCTCAGCAGGCTCCTGCTCCAGCTAAAACACAAGAACCCAAAAAGAAGGCTTCCAAGAAGAAGTCTGAGCCCG CAGCTGTTGCGGCGGCGGTGGTCGACTGTGCTGATGCTCCTCTCTACCTGCCCTATAAATCTCTGGTTTCCACCATCAGCAGCATGGTGTTCAGTGAGGGGGAGGCGCACAGGCTCATCGAGATCCTCTCTGAGAAAGTCGGCATCATCCAGGATACCTGGCACACG GCCACTCAGAAGGGAGATCCGGTTGCCATGCTGAAGaagcagctggaggagagagagaaacagctgGCAGCAGAGCAGGAGGATGCTTCTGCAGCTAAGAATCGTCTTCGAGAACTGACCAAG GAGCTGTCGGCGGAGAAATCCAAGGTGGCCAGCGTGGAGACGCGGCTCAGCTCTCAGCTGAGTAAGAGGGAGCAAGAAATGATCGCTCTGCAAGCGCGCATGCAGGCCAGCTACCAGGACCATGTAGCCCAGACCCAGAGGCTCAATGCAAAG ATCCTGAGCCTGCAGGACCAGCTGGAAAAAGGTCCTAATGCCCAACTTGCTCGTCTGCAGCAGGAAAATTCAATCCTTCGTGATGCTCTAAACCAGGCAACTAGTCAAGCTGAGAGCAA ACAAAATGCAGAGCTGGCCAAGCTGCGTCAGGAATGTGCAAAGCTAACCAAAGAGCTCGGAGAGAAGACGGAAAGTCTCCTTGCTGATGAGCACGTCAGGAAAGGGCTGGAGTCCAAGCTCTCTGCCGCAGAGAAGCAGCTCTCACTGCTGCAG GCGAGCCGTGCAGAAAGTGAGCAGGCGTTGCAGAAGCGACTGGAGGAGGTGAGCGAGGAGCTCAGGACGACgcagagcagaaacagcagcCTGCAGGCCACTCTGGAGCAGAGCCAGCAGGACAGCAGTGCAGTGTCAG AGTACCAAGTGCGCATAGAGAGGTTGGAGGCAGTGGTCAAGGAGCGTTCTGCTCAGGTGGAGACCCTCACTGCCCAGCTCGGGGAGACGCAGGCGGAGAAGAGCCAGCTCACGCAACAGGTGGCCTCCATCAACTCACTGCTGGAGGCTAATCAGAGCAAACAGGATGAGGATAGCAAGCAG CAGGTGAAGCCAGCAGAACTGAAACATCTAAAGCTCAG cctTCAAGAAAAGGACAGCCAGCTGAGTTCACTTCATGAAGAACTGAAGCAGCTGCAGATAAAGCAGGAAGCTGCA GAGAACACTATTACTGAACTTGAGCAAAAAAATAAGAG TGAGGATGCCAGCCTCGTCAGCTCACTTCAGGAAGAACTCAAAAACCTCAAAGAAGAGATGGTGCAAGTTGGAAACGCAAAA TCGGACAGTACAGCAAAGCTCACACAACTGCAGAACAG tctGTCTGAAAAGGATTCCCTTGTTGCATCACTGCAAGAGGAGCTGAGGGAAGCAAAAGCTGCCACAGATGCT AATGGTGCTGCTCAACTAGCAGCTCTTCAGAACGAAGCCAAAGAAGCTCTTCAGTTGCTCTTCCCACAGATACCAGTGGAGACAGAGCAG cCCAACTGGTTAAAAGCATTTACACAGAAAGCTCAGGAGGCCCTTAGCCAGCAGAGTAATGAGTCTCATTCAAGCACAGCATCGCCA GAGTTGCTAGAGAAACTGAAGGAATCAGAGGAGAACTACAGTTCCCTTCAGGCTGAATGTGACCAGTACAGGACGGTCTTGGCTGAAACT GAAGGAATGCTGAAACATCTGCAGAAAAGCgtggaagaggaggagctggtTTGGAAGTCAAAGATGGCAAACTCAGAAGAACAATTGAAGGAG GCTTTGCAGAAAGTCAGCAAGCTGGAAGCAGAAAACCAAAGTGTAGAACAG tttgttcAGTTGAAGGAACAAGTGATGCTCCTGGAAGCTCAGCTTGAAAAGCAATCAGACAACCTAATGACCTCAGAGGAAGTGGAGCAG CTGAGGCTGCAGCTGTCGGATTGCCAGAACCAGTTGGACTTGGCCCAGAAGGATGTCCGGGCACACAAGGAGGAGCTCCAACAG GTCAGAGCACAGCTGGGCGAGATCACGAAGCGGACTCAGGGAGAGCAGAACGGCCCGGCTGAGGCTGAACCCAGTCAG GTCCAGAATGAGTTGAGTCAGACGACGGAGAAGCTGCTCGGAGAGGAGAGTCAGAGGCAGCTGCTCTTGGAGGAATTCGAGCAG GCCCAGAAGACGGTGGGGGAACTCCAGGCCCAGCTGGatcttttaaaagtttctgcagaCGCGCCGCAATCTGACACAGAAGACGTAGCTCAGCTCAAG GAGCGCCTtgagaaggagaagaagctgTCCAAAGACCTTGGCCAAGCAGCCACTAAGCTCCAGCAGCTTCTTAAAGCCACTCAGGAGCAGCTGAccaaagagagagagactgtGAGAACACTACAGGAACACCTGAAGGTCAAA gggGAATTTGTGGAACTGAAGGAAGGAACATCCGTCTGA
- the rrbp1a gene encoding ribosome-binding protein 1a isoform X6 encodes MDIYDPQTLGIMVFGGFMVISAVGIALVSTFSMKETSYEEALAKQRKELGKIQSVRSEKKKKDKVAEKKSRGKKKEEKPNGKIPEQEKAEEAADSEAEAAVEPAAAAPAVSAVLAPQPAPVLEVKPSSAPVAAETQPQTAAEPSPLPSPKDKKKKKVAKVEPASTQQAPMVSAAVPLKSLAASPATQPPPAVQSKAAASSSAPPLTKSASGSSKSTPASALAPPSTKPASASAPTPALAKSTNAQAKSSTPTPNKSAQAPSKSATAPAKSAAAPSKAAPVLEVVTKDVPVMAVPPVGSQQAPAPAKTQEPKKKASKKKSEPAAVAAAVVDCADAPLYLPYKSLVSTISSMVFSEGEAHRLIEILSEKVGIIQDTWHTATQKGDPVAMLKKQLEEREKQLAAEQEDASAAKNRLRELTKELSAEKSKVASVETRLSSQLSKREQEMIALQARMQASYQDHVAQTQRLNAKILSLQDQLEKGPNAQLARLQQENSILRDALNQATSQAESKQNAELAKLRQECAKLTKELGEKTESLLADEHVRKGLESKLSAAEKQLSLLQASRAESEQALQKRLEEVSEELRTTQSRNSSLQATLEQSQQDSSAVSEYQVRIERLEAVVKERSAQVETLTAQLGETQAEKSQLTQQVASINSLLEANQSKQDEDSKQQVKPAELKHLKLSLQEKDSQLSSLHEELKQLQIKQEAAENTITELEQKNKSEDASLVSSLQEELKNLKEEMVQVGNAKSDSTAKLTQLQNSLSEKDSLVASLQEELREAKAATDANGAAQLAALQNEAKEALQLLFPQIPVETEQPNWLKAFTQKAQEALSQQSNESHSSTASPELLEKLKESEENYSSLQAECDQYRTVLAETEGMLKHLQKSVEEEELVWKSKMANSEEQLKEALQKVSKLEAENQSVEQFVQLKEQVMLLEAQLEKQSDNLMTSEEVEQLRLQLSDCQNQLDLAQKDVRAHKEELQQVQNELSQTTEKLLGEESQRQLLLEEFEQAQKTVGELQAQLDLLKVSADAPQSDTEDVAQLKERLEKEKKLSKDLGQAATKLQQLLKATQEQLTKERETVRTLQEHLKVKGEFVELKEGTSV; translated from the exons ATGGATATCTACGACCCCCAGACTCTTGGGATTATGGTATTTGGTGGTTTCATGGTGATCTCTGCCGTAGGGATCGCCCTTGTTTCCACTTTCTCCATGAAGGAAACCTCTTATGAGGAGGCCCTTGCTAAACAACGCAAAGAGTTGGGTAAAATACAGTCAGTTCGCtcggagaaaaagaaaaaggacaaagtAGCCGAGAAGAAGAGCCgtggaaagaaaaaggaggaaaagccaaATGGAAAAATCCCGGAACAGGAGAAAGCTGAAGAAGCTGCTGACTCTGAAGCTGAAGCAGCCGTTgagcctgctgctgctgctccagctgTATCTGCTGTTCTTGCCCCTCAGCCTGCTCCAGTCCTCGAAGTTAAACCGTCTTCAGCTCCAGTGGCTGCGGAGACACAACCCCAAACTGCTGCTGAGCCGTCACCTTTGCCCTCGCCTaaggacaaaaagaagaagaaggtggcAAAGGTTGAGCCAGCCTCAACTCAGCAAGCCCCGATGGTGTCTGCTGCAGTGCCACTAAAGTCCTTAGCAGCCTCTCCTGCAACCCAGCCTCCCCCAGCTGTGCAGAGCAAAGCAGCCGCCTCGTCCTCTGCACCACCTTTAACCAAGTCTGCTTCCGGATCTTCAAAATCCACTCCTGCATCTGCTTTGGCTCCTCCATCAACCAAACCTGCCTCTGCCTCTGCTCCTACCCCTGCGTTGGCTAAATCCACCAATGCTCAGGCTAAATCTTCGACCCCCACACCAAACAAGTCTGCCCAGGCACCAAGCAAGTCCGCTACAGCCCCAGCCAAGTCGGCAGCAGCTCCATCCAAGGCTGCCCCAGTGCTGGAGGTGGTCACCAAAGATGTCCCAGTAATGGCCGTGCCTCCAGTGGGGTCTCAGCAGGCTCCTGCTCCAGCTAAAACACAAGAACCCAAAAAGAAGGCTTCCAAGAAGAAGTCTGAGCCCG CAGCTGTTGCGGCGGCGGTGGTCGACTGTGCTGATGCTCCTCTCTACCTGCCCTATAAATCTCTGGTTTCCACCATCAGCAGCATGGTGTTCAGTGAGGGGGAGGCGCACAGGCTCATCGAGATCCTCTCTGAGAAAGTCGGCATCATCCAGGATACCTGGCACACG GCCACTCAGAAGGGAGATCCGGTTGCCATGCTGAAGaagcagctggaggagagagagaaacagctgGCAGCAGAGCAGGAGGATGCTTCTGCAGCTAAGAATCGTCTTCGAGAACTGACCAAG GAGCTGTCGGCGGAGAAATCCAAGGTGGCCAGCGTGGAGACGCGGCTCAGCTCTCAGCTGAGTAAGAGGGAGCAAGAAATGATCGCTCTGCAAGCGCGCATGCAGGCCAGCTACCAGGACCATGTAGCCCAGACCCAGAGGCTCAATGCAAAG ATCCTGAGCCTGCAGGACCAGCTGGAAAAAGGTCCTAATGCCCAACTTGCTCGTCTGCAGCAGGAAAATTCAATCCTTCGTGATGCTCTAAACCAGGCAACTAGTCAAGCTGAGAGCAA ACAAAATGCAGAGCTGGCCAAGCTGCGTCAGGAATGTGCAAAGCTAACCAAAGAGCTCGGAGAGAAGACGGAAAGTCTCCTTGCTGATGAGCACGTCAGGAAAGGGCTGGAGTCCAAGCTCTCTGCCGCAGAGAAGCAGCTCTCACTGCTGCAG GCGAGCCGTGCAGAAAGTGAGCAGGCGTTGCAGAAGCGACTGGAGGAGGTGAGCGAGGAGCTCAGGACGACgcagagcagaaacagcagcCTGCAGGCCACTCTGGAGCAGAGCCAGCAGGACAGCAGTGCAGTGTCAG AGTACCAAGTGCGCATAGAGAGGTTGGAGGCAGTGGTCAAGGAGCGTTCTGCTCAGGTGGAGACCCTCACTGCCCAGCTCGGGGAGACGCAGGCGGAGAAGAGCCAGCTCACGCAACAGGTGGCCTCCATCAACTCACTGCTGGAGGCTAATCAGAGCAAACAGGATGAGGATAGCAAGCAG CAGGTGAAGCCAGCAGAACTGAAACATCTAAAGCTCAG cctTCAAGAAAAGGACAGCCAGCTGAGTTCACTTCATGAAGAACTGAAGCAGCTGCAGATAAAGCAGGAAGCTGCA GAGAACACTATTACTGAACTTGAGCAAAAAAATAAGAG TGAGGATGCCAGCCTCGTCAGCTCACTTCAGGAAGAACTCAAAAACCTCAAAGAAGAGATGGTGCAAGTTGGAAACGCAAAA TCGGACAGTACAGCAAAGCTCACACAACTGCAGAACAG tctGTCTGAAAAGGATTCCCTTGTTGCATCACTGCAAGAGGAGCTGAGGGAAGCAAAAGCTGCCACAGATGCT AATGGTGCTGCTCAACTAGCAGCTCTTCAGAACGAAGCCAAAGAAGCTCTTCAGTTGCTCTTCCCACAGATACCAGTGGAGACAGAGCAG cCCAACTGGTTAAAAGCATTTACACAGAAAGCTCAGGAGGCCCTTAGCCAGCAGAGTAATGAGTCTCATTCAAGCACAGCATCGCCA GAGTTGCTAGAGAAACTGAAGGAATCAGAGGAGAACTACAGTTCCCTTCAGGCTGAATGTGACCAGTACAGGACGGTCTTGGCTGAAACT GAAGGAATGCTGAAACATCTGCAGAAAAGCgtggaagaggaggagctggtTTGGAAGTCAAAGATGGCAAACTCAGAAGAACAATTGAAGGAG GCTTTGCAGAAAGTCAGCAAGCTGGAAGCAGAAAACCAAAGTGTAGAACAG tttgttcAGTTGAAGGAACAAGTGATGCTCCTGGAAGCTCAGCTTGAAAAGCAATCAGACAACCTAATGACCTCAGAGGAAGTGGAGCAG CTGAGGCTGCAGCTGTCGGATTGCCAGAACCAGTTGGACTTGGCCCAGAAGGATGTCCGGGCACACAAGGAGGAGCTCCAACAG GTCCAGAATGAGTTGAGTCAGACGACGGAGAAGCTGCTCGGAGAGGAGAGTCAGAGGCAGCTGCTCTTGGAGGAATTCGAGCAG GCCCAGAAGACGGTGGGGGAACTCCAGGCCCAGCTGGatcttttaaaagtttctgcagaCGCGCCGCAATCTGACACAGAAGACGTAGCTCAGCTCAAG GAGCGCCTtgagaaggagaagaagctgTCCAAAGACCTTGGCCAAGCAGCCACTAAGCTCCAGCAGCTTCTTAAAGCCACTCAGGAGCAGCTGAccaaagagagagagactgtGAGAACACTACAGGAACACCTGAAGGTCAAA gggGAATTTGTGGAACTGAAGGAAGGAACATCCGTCTGA